The DNA segment AGGATGAGTGCTGCGTAAACGTATTCCATTGTTGTGGTGTTGTGGGTTGGGGTGTCTGTTTCGTGATCGAGTCAGCCGAACATCTCACCGAGACCAGCGCCCGCGTCGCCGTCGTCGTCATCGTCGGACTCGTCGTCCGCGTCGGCATCGGGCTCGGTCTCCGCGTCGGCCTCGTCGTCGTTCGATTCGTCTGCGTCCGCATCCGCGCCTGCGTCAGCCGACTCCTCGACGACCTGCTCGCGGAGCTCCTCGGGGAGGGCCTCGTCGTCGTCGATGTGGGCCGCGAGCGCACGGACCTGTGCGTCCGCCTTGCTCACGAGCTCGTCGGCGATGTCGGGGCTCTCGATCGCGGCGTGGACGCCGAGGCTCCGCGCCTCGGTGCTCGCCTGGCCGAGCAGCGCGCCGGCCGTGCGATCGGTCGGATAGACCGCGTTGATCGAGAGGTTTCGAGCGCGAGCGGCCGCCGCCTCGACGTCCGCACGGTACTCGTCGACGTCGATCGCGAGCTCGTCGGGCTCGAACAGAATGCCGTCGGCGTAGACGGTCTTGAGGTCGAGTCCGACCTCCTTCGGCTCGATCCCGAGTTCGCCGAGCACGTTCGCGAGCTGG comes from the Halococcus saccharolyticus DSM 5350 genome and includes:
- a CDS encoding 50S ribosomal protein L10, yielding MSAESEAGDRQTEAIPEWKREEVADLADLIETYESVGVVSIGGIPSRQLQAMRRELHGEAELRVSRNTLLVRALEAAGEGVADLTSEIEGQVGLIGTDENPFGLYRQLEASKTPAPINAGEIAPNAITIPESDTGVDPGPFVGELQQVGAAARIMDGSIHVTEDSTVLEEGEEVSAQLANVLGELGIEPKEVGLDLKTVYADGILFEPDELAIDVDEYRADVEAAAARARNLSINAVYPTDRTAGALLGQASTEARSLGVHAAIESPDIADELVSKADAQVRALAAHIDDDEALPEELREQVVEESADAGADADADESNDDEADAETEPDADADDESDDDDDGDAGAGLGEMFG